The genomic window AGCTTCGCCCGGACCCTCCTGAGCCCACGGCACCTCCCCTCTTGGGAGCCCCCCTGCGCCGCTTTCGCCCGCCGATCCGGGCGACCGTGCGGTGCGGGAATGGGAGGCCCGAAGAGCTGCAAACCCCGGATGGGATGTGGAGGATCGAAGAAGCAGCAGGACCCTATCCCCTGTCGGGAAGCTGGTGGGAGGAGGCGTGGACGCGCCAGGAGTGGGATGTCGCTCTTGCCGACGGGAGGCTCCTCCGGCTGGCGGAGCTTCCGGAGAGCTGGCAGATCGAGGGCGAGTATGGATGAGTCCCCGGCCGCAGATGCCGGCCGACAACGATCCGGCGGGGAAGCTCTTATCGAACTCCTCGTGATTGCCGATCCAGAACTCTATCCAGGCTCCCGGGAAGATTGGCTAAAGGTCCTTCGGGCGTGTCTTGGGAAATTGCTCTGGGTCTTCTTGTAGGCCCTGCTCCAGACGATCGAGCAAGCGGCTCAAGCTCGGTCGCGGGGCGGGATTGTGGATGATCTCTGTCCATTCCGGGCTGTCGATCTCCGTAACGATCCCGACCTTCCCCATTGAGCTCCTGTGTTCCCCCAGTTGTGGATCTGACGCGCGACCGCCTCTTCCCGGTGATTCGAAGGCATGGTCTGGCATGCGTACTGGTTCCAAGAAGGAGGCTGGTCGGAGAATGGTGTCTGAGCCTGGCTATGCACCCACCCGCTGCCCCAACGCCGCTTCCAGCAGCCTTTCGAGCCGGTCGAATCGCGAGCTCGTCTGCGCCTGCCAATCGTCGATGCGCTTGTCCAGCTGCTCGAATCGCTTGTTAATCTGGGGGAAGATGCCGGAGATGACGGCGGCCAAGCCGCCGAGGATCGGGATGGCTTGCGGCCAGTCCATAGCCAATTTCTATCCGATGGGCTCGCGGAAAGCAAATGGCGCCAACTTCCCGCGACACCATCCTCCGCCACGCGCCTTTCCTCCCGGCCGGGCTGGTTGTCGACGAGATCGGGCCCATCCCAGTCAGGGTGATGGCCGACCACTCACCGCTTTCATGGAGGCGGCTCTCATCCTCCGAAAGCTACCGGTTGAGCTCTCTGGCTTTCTGCAAGACCTGCTTCCTTGCTCCCCGATACTACCTTCGCATGGCGGCCGAAACGGCTGCGCGCAAACTCGGATTGTCCTCGAGCAAAAGAGTAATCCAACCCAACGGCCTACAATCCAGGAGCACCACCCGCCGACGGCACCGCGACTCCGCAGCGCTCCGCGATCCGGCGGGCCAGCTTTGCGAAATCTTGGTAGCAGTCCCGGACGGCGGCGGCATGCGAGCCGATCGCCCCGTCGGCGGGCCGGAGGAGGAAGATCGGCTTGCGCGCCTCCATCGCCATCGGCATCAGGCTCGGGTAGTGCTTGAGGCTGGCCAGGCAATCAGGGTCATCCTCCACCCGCATCCCCTCTTCGGCTTTGGCATCCATCAGCGCTTGCCGGTACTCCGTCGGGATCCGTTCCATCCAGCGGGCATACGATTTCACGGGCCGGTCGAGACGGACCGCGTGCTGCATCACGACATAGCCTGCGGGCTGCATCTCCGGTCCAGGGAGCTCAAGCTCGGGATTGGGGTTCTTCCCCAATCGCTCTGCCCATTCCTTCCGCCAGGTTCGGAACGTAGGTCCGAGGTTGCGCAATCCTTGGAGCGAGAAGAGATCGGGAGCCAGGGGAATCACGACATGGTGCGCGGCGATGATCGCGGCACGGTTGATTGCGCCCAGGTTTGGGCCGACGTCGACCAGAACGAGCTCGGCCTCCCGCGAGCGGGCCGCAGCCAAGAGAGCTCGATAGAAGGCCGAGATCGCCCGGAAGGCGGCTTCGTCGGCGGCAGTGCAACGGAACCAAGCGTCGGAAAGCCTGCCTTCGAAGGCGGAAAGGCCGAGATCGCCCACGAGAAGGCCGACGGAACGGCCGTTGCTCTCGACATCTTCCAAGTGGGGCGGTGCGATGTCCCCGGTTCCCTTGAGGATCGGTTGAATGACGCCCAGAAGCGTGTCGGGATGGCGGCTGTCGGGCCAGAGCTCTTCCAGCCGGTCTTCTTCCAGGAAGATCGTGGAGAGGTTCGCCTGCGGGTCGAGATCGGCCGCGACGACGTTCAGCCCAAGATCCGCATAGATCCAAGACAGATGGTAGACGAGGGAGGTCTTGCCGACTCCGCCCTTGTTGTTGAAAAACGCGATGATCTTCATGGCCGCCCCGGCTTCCGATGGTCGGGAAGATCGTTGGCGAAGGCGCAGATCGCCTGCCGGATCGCGCTGCGATCGGCGGCTGACCGTTTTCGTTCGACCCGGTCCGACTCGAGATCGAGAAAGAGTGCTTCCAGTTCTTCCGGGCTCAGCATGGGGGATCCTCTTCCGCATCTTTTACGCAACTCGAGCATCCCCTCGCAATCCAAGGCGGAGGCTCGGCGTTCCCCCCGGTCGGGGACACCCGCCTCGCAGGGAGGGGGAGCTGCCATCCCGAATCCTCGAAAGCCTGCGGTGCGGCAGGCTACCAGGAAAATCGAGCATTCCGGGAAAGCGCTGGTCAGGTCGATCCCGAAGAGGAGCGATGGCTGGGTTTGGTCGGAGGTTCAGATTGCGCTCCATCTTTCCGCCACGCAGGTCCTAGCCTGGCCCTCGCTCTCGACCCCGCGGAAAGAGGGTTGAGTAATTATACATGTGCATATATCATGAGCGAGAACCTTCCTTTGCCTCGCGATGCGCCCTTCCCCTTCCTACGTCGAGCTCCATGCCCGGAGCGCCTTCAGCTTCCTGCGGGGGGCTTCCCACCCCGAGGAGCTGGCCCGGGAGGCGGCCCGATTGGGGTTGCCCGGGCTGGCACTCTGCGACCGGGATGGGGTCTACGGGATCCCCCGGCTGCAGGCCGCGGCGCGGGAGGTGGGCATCCGGGCGCTGGTCGGGGCGGAGCTCACCCTGGAGGACGAATCGGTCTTGCCCGTGCTCGTCGAAACGCGGGAGGGCTACCGGAACCTCTGTCAGCTCCTCACCGAGGCCAAGCTCCGCAGCCCCAAGGGGGAGGCCCGGATCGGGTGGGAGGAGCTGGGGAACTTTGCTCCCGGCCTTTTGGCGCTCACCGGGGACGAGGAGGGGCCGCTCTTGCGCGCCCTCTCCCGGGGAGAAGACCCAGGGGAGCCGGCACGGAAGCTCCTCCGGCTCTTCGGGCGGGAGCGGCTCTTCGTTGAGCTCCAGCGGAGCGGGCTCCGGGGGGAGCGCTTCCGCGACCGGAGGCTCGGTGCGCTCGCCCGGGAACTCGGCCTGCCCGTGGTGGCGACGGGGGGTGTCCTCTCTGCGAAGGCCGAGGAGAGGCCGCTGCTCGACGTCCTCCACTGCCTGCGGACCCACACCCCCTTGGATGCGGCAGGGAAGATTCTCTCCCCAAACGACCGGAGGCACCTCCGCTCGCCCCGGGAGATGGAGGTGCTCTTCGCCGATCTCCCCGAAGCGGTCGAGACAAGCGTGCGGATTGCCGCCCGGATCGGCTTTTCCTTGGAGGAGCTCGGCTACTCCTTCCCCCGCTATCCCACGCCCACGGGGGAGAGCGAGGACGACCTTTTGGAAAGGGTGGCCTGGGCCGGGGCGCGGAGGCGCTACGGCCCCCTCTCCCCGGCGGTCCGCCGGCAGCTTTTCCATGAGCTCGGGATGATCCGCCGGCTCGGCTTCGCCGGCTATTTTCTCATCGTCTGGGACCTGGTCCGCTGGTGTGCGCAGGAGGGGATGCTGGTCCAGGGGCGGGGGAGTGCCGCCAACAGTGCGGTCTGCTATAGCCTGGGGATCACCACGGTCGATCCGGTCGGCAGCCGGCTGCTCTTTGAGCGCTTCCTGAGCGAGGGCAGGAAGGGCTGGCCCGACATCGACCTCGATCTGCCGAGCGGGGAAGCCCGGGAGCGGGTGATCCAGGAGGTCTACCGCCGCTACGGGCGCCGGGGGGCGGCGATGACGGCGAGTGTGATCTGCTTCCAGGGACGGAGTGCTGCCCGGGAGCTGGGCAAGGTCCTCTCCCTGCCAGGCGAGCTTCTCGATCGCTTCTCCGCCCTCTTCCCCGGAGGGGACTATCCCCACACCCTTTCCTGGGAAGAGCATGGCCGGCAGTGCGGGCTCTCTCCGGCCCACCCCCGGCAGGCGGCCTTTCTGCGTCTCTACCCCAAGCTCCTGGGCCTGCCCCGCCACTTGGGCCAGCATCCCGGGGGGATGGTGATCGCCCAAGGGGAGCTCGACCGGATCGTCCCCCTGGAGAATGCCGCGATGCCGGGCCGCTCAATCCTCCAATGGGACAAGGACGACTGCGAGGAGCTCGGGATGGTGAAGATCGACCTGCTGGGCCTGGGCATGATCGCGGTGATCGAGGAGGCGACGGCGCGCTGCCGGGACCGGGGGCGGCCAGTCGACCTCGCGCGCCTGCCCAAGGACGATCCCGAGACCTTTGCGCTCCTGCAGCGGGTCGAAACCGTCGGGGTCTTCCAAGTGGAGAGCCGTGCCCAGATGTCGATCCTCCCCCGGCTGCGCCCGCGCTGCTTTTACGACCTGGTGGTCCAGATCGCCATCGTCCGTCCGGGACCGATCCACGGGGGGCTGATCGGCTCCTACCTGGCCCGCCGGAGCGGCCGGGAGCCGGTCGGCTATCCCGATCCGCGCCTTGCTCCGATCCTGGAGCGGACCTTGGGGATCGTGCTCTTCCAGGAGCAGGCGCTTCGCATCGCGATGGTCCTCGGGGGATTCTCGGCGGCCCAGGCCGAGGAGCTGCGGCGGGCGCTCGGGTTTCGCCGGGACTCCCGGCGGATGGAGCGGGCGATCGAGCACCTCGCCCAGGCGATGCGGGCGCGCGGCGTTGCTCCTTCGACCATCGAATGGGTGGCCCGCTCCCTCTCCTCCTTTGCGCTCTACGGATTTCCCGAAAGCCATGCGATCAGCTGGGCGGGCCTCGCCTATGCGAGCGCTTATCTCAAGGCGCACCATGGGCCCGAGTTCTACGCGGCCCTCCTCAACCATCAGCCGATGGGCTTCTACTCCCCGGCCACCCTGATCCAAGAGGGGAAGCGGCGGGGGGTGCGCTTCCGGCCGATCTCGGTGCTCGCTTCGGAGGACTCCTGCACGATCGAGGAGGACGGCTCGGTCCGCCTGGGACTCCGCTTGGCGCGCGGGCTCTCTGCCGGGGCGCGCGAACGGATCCTCGCTGCACGGAAGGAGGGACCCTTTGCTTCGCTCGAGGAGCTCCGGCGCCGGGTTCCGCTGAGCCGAAACGAGCTGCGGCTCCTGGCTTCCTTGGGCGCCTTCCAGGGGCTCGCCAGCCACCGGCGGGAGGCACTCTGGCAGGTCGAGCGGCCGCTCTTCCCGGAGGAGCTCCTCCCCCGACCGCCCGAAGGCCCTTCTCCTCTTTCGCCCATGACGCCGCCCGAGCGGCTCGCCGCGGACGGCGCGGGAACGGGGATCACCCTGGGCCCCCACCCGATGGCCTATCTGCGCCCGAGAACGGCCGCAACCCGGAAGGCCGCCGACCTCCGCGGGCTCCCTCACGGGATGCGCGTGCGGGTGGCCGGAGCGGTCATCTGCCGGCAGAGGCCGGGCACGGCCAAGGGCTTCCTCTTCCTCTCCCTGGAAGACGAGACGGGGATCGCCAACGTGATCGTCGCTCCGGATCTTTTCGAAGCCCACCGCCTCCTCCTCTGCCTGGAACCCTTCCTGCTGGTGGAGGGAATCCTCGAAAAGGCCCATGGCCCGATCCAGATCCGGGGAGAGAAGATCGCCCGCTTGCCTTTCCGGGGCCTGCCCGAGCCGAGCTCGCACGACTTCCGGTAACGGCGGCGAAGAAGGCGGACGAGCCATGAGGAGCCCGCCGCCTAGGCGATGCCCGAGAGGCCCCCCGCCTTCCGGGCCGCGTCGAGCAGGGCCTTCGCGGCCCCCGCATGGCTGGCCAGGGAGAGCAGGTCGCCCTTCGGGACCTGGACCTTGCCGCCCAGGACCGCACCCACCATCTTTTCCCGGCCTTCGATCAGCGCCCGCCAGGTCTCCTCGCTCGCCGAAAAGACGGCGTCGGCCCGCGTAACCGTCTCCTCGGACGAAAGTACCGTCGCCGAACGGCAGCCGCCGCCTTCCAGATCGAGGAGGATTCCCTTTCCCTCGGCAATCAGGCCCAGGCGGATCTTCCACTGGCGTCCCTCCTTTTGAAACCCTTCGCTCTCTCCGATGGCCTTGCGCCAGGCATCCGCCGCTTCCTGCTCAAATGGGTTCATGGCTCCTCCTTGCGCTTACTGCCCGACCGCCTTCGCTGTCAATGTCGGCCGGCGCCCCGGAGCCCGAGATTTCGGTCGGCGGGCGGCTCAACTCATGCTTTACTCAAGCGTTGCCGATGGCTAGCGACTTCGAGGATCCTGCCTACTACATCAACCGGGAGCTCTCCTGGCTCGAGTTCAACGCCCGGGTCCTGGAAGAGGCGGCGGATACCACGCAACCGCTCCTGGAACGGCTTCGCTTCCTCTGCATCTTCAGCTCGAATCTCGACGAGTTCTTCGAGATCCGGGTCGCCGGGATCAAGCAGCAGGTCGAAAACCAGAGCGACCAGGAGGGCCCCGACGGACTGAGCCCGGAAGAGGTCTGCGATGCGATCCAGCAGCGGGCGCACCAGCTCGTCGCCCGACAGTACGACATCTGGCGACACGAGGTCGAGCCCCAGCTGCGGAAGAACGGCATCGTCCTCTGCCAACGGAACGATCTTGCGGCGGAGGAGCGGGCATGGGCGGAGCGCTATTTTACCGACGAGATCCTGCCCGTGCTCACGCCGCTGGCGGTCGACCCGAGCCATCCCTTCCCCCAGGTGACCAACAAGAGCTTCAACCTGATCGTCACGCTGCGCCGACCGGTATCGGCCCATCTGGCGGGTTTCGAGATCGTCCAGGTCCCCCACAACCTGCCGCGCCTGCTCACCCTGCCGGGCAGCGGCCAGGATCGGTATCGCTTCATCCAGATCAAGGAGGTGATCGGGCTCTTCCTCGGCAGCCTCTTTCCGGGAGATGAGATCAGCGACGTCAACGGCTTCCGCGTGACGCGGAACAGCGACCTCTACATCGACGACGAGGAGGCCGAGAACCTGCTGCAGACGGTCGAGGAGGAGCTGCGCAAGCGGAACCGGGGCAACGCGGTCCGCCTGGAGATCGAAGAGAGCTGTCCTCCCGAGATGGAGGAGTTTCTTCTCCAGGCGCTCCAGCTGAAGAAGGCGGACA from Methylacidimicrobium sp. B4 includes these protein-coding regions:
- a CDS encoding ParA family protein, whose protein sequence is MKIIAFFNNKGGVGKTSLVYHLSWIYADLGLNVVAADLDPQANLSTIFLEEDRLEELWPDSRHPDTLLGVIQPILKGTGDIAPPHLEDVESNGRSVGLLVGDLGLSAFEGRLSDAWFRCTAADEAAFRAISAFYRALLAAARSREAELVLVDVGPNLGAINRAAIIAAHHVVIPLAPDLFSLQGLRNLGPTFRTWRKEWAERLGKNPNPELELPGPEMQPAGYVVMQHAVRLDRPVKSYARWMERIPTEYRQALMDAKAEEGMRVEDDPDCLASLKHYPSLMPMAMEARKPIFLLRPADGAIGSHAAAVRDCYQDFAKLARRIAERCGVAVPSAGGAPGL
- a CDS encoding helix-turn-helix domain-containing protein; the protein is MLSPEELEALFLDLESDRVERKRSAADRSAIRQAICAFANDLPDHRKPGRP
- a CDS encoding DNA polymerase III subunit alpha is translated as MRPSPSYVELHARSAFSFLRGASHPEELAREAARLGLPGLALCDRDGVYGIPRLQAAAREVGIRALVGAELTLEDESVLPVLVETREGYRNLCQLLTEAKLRSPKGEARIGWEELGNFAPGLLALTGDEEGPLLRALSRGEDPGEPARKLLRLFGRERLFVELQRSGLRGERFRDRRLGALARELGLPVVATGGVLSAKAEERPLLDVLHCLRTHTPLDAAGKILSPNDRRHLRSPREMEVLFADLPEAVETSVRIAARIGFSLEELGYSFPRYPTPTGESEDDLLERVAWAGARRRYGPLSPAVRRQLFHELGMIRRLGFAGYFLIVWDLVRWCAQEGMLVQGRGSAANSAVCYSLGITTVDPVGSRLLFERFLSEGRKGWPDIDLDLPSGEARERVIQEVYRRYGRRGAAMTASVICFQGRSAARELGKVLSLPGELLDRFSALFPGGDYPHTLSWEEHGRQCGLSPAHPRQAAFLRLYPKLLGLPRHLGQHPGGMVIAQGELDRIVPLENAAMPGRSILQWDKDDCEELGMVKIDLLGLGMIAVIEEATARCRDRGRPVDLARLPKDDPETFALLQRVETVGVFQVESRAQMSILPRLRPRCFYDLVVQIAIVRPGPIHGGLIGSYLARRSGREPVGYPDPRLAPILERTLGIVLFQEQALRIAMVLGGFSAAQAEELRRALGFRRDSRRMERAIEHLAQAMRARGVAPSTIEWVARSLSSFALYGFPESHAISWAGLAYASAYLKAHHGPEFYAALLNHQPMGFYSPATLIQEGKRRGVRFRPISVLASEDSCTIEEDGSVRLGLRLARGLSAGARERILAARKEGPFASLEELRRRVPLSRNELRLLASLGAFQGLASHRREALWQVERPLFPEELLPRPPEGPSPLSPMTPPERLAADGAGTGITLGPHPMAYLRPRTAATRKAADLRGLPHGMRVRVAGAVICRQRPGTAKGFLFLSLEDETGIANVIVAPDLFEAHRLLLCLEPFLLVEGILEKAHGPIQIRGEKIARLPFRGLPEPSSHDFR
- a CDS encoding SCP2 sterol-binding domain-containing protein, coding for MNPFEQEAADAWRKAIGESEGFQKEGRQWKIRLGLIAEGKGILLDLEGGGCRSATVLSSEETVTRADAVFSASEETWRALIEGREKMVGAVLGGKVQVPKGDLLSLASHAGAAKALLDAARKAGGLSGIA